One segment of Acidovorax sp. DW039 DNA contains the following:
- a CDS encoding ADP-ribosylglycohydrolase family protein has translation MNEQIELTAIDRYRGCLLGLACGDAVGTTVEFMPRGTFRPLVDMQGGGPFGLKPGEWTDDTSMALCLATSLVHKGGFDPVDQMNRYCNWRSVGYMSSNGECFDIGMTVAAALDRFICSGDPFAGSLDSRSAGNGALMRLAPIPMFYRNSVAKVLQFSAESTRTTHGAQEAIECSRLFGLLLRAALTGQPKSLVLASAATEAFGPRVSEIANERYRTKAESEIRGSGYCVDSLEAALWCFASTESYSEAVLSAANLGDDADTTAAICGQLAGAFYGSSGIPNQWLDRLVMRGDISSLADELLRCSAQFAIPP, from the coding sequence TTGAATGAACAGATCGAACTGACCGCCATAGACAGATACCGTGGGTGTCTCCTGGGCCTCGCTTGTGGAGACGCTGTTGGCACTACTGTGGAATTTATGCCCAGGGGAACGTTTCGGCCACTCGTCGACATGCAGGGCGGCGGCCCCTTTGGATTGAAGCCAGGCGAATGGACCGATGACACATCGATGGCATTGTGTCTGGCCACTAGCTTGGTTCACAAAGGAGGTTTTGATCCTGTTGATCAAATGAATCGCTATTGCAACTGGCGTAGCGTGGGCTATATGAGTAGCAACGGTGAGTGCTTTGATATTGGCATGACCGTGGCTGCAGCGCTGGATCGTTTCATTTGCTCGGGAGACCCGTTTGCGGGAAGCCTTGATTCGCGAAGTGCTGGAAATGGTGCGCTAATGCGCTTGGCCCCCATACCCATGTTTTACAGGAACAGTGTTGCGAAGGTGCTTCAGTTTTCGGCAGAGAGCACTCGAACTACCCATGGGGCACAAGAAGCCATTGAGTGCTCGCGATTGTTTGGGCTATTGCTCAGGGCCGCATTGACGGGGCAGCCCAAGTCCCTGGTTTTGGCAAGTGCCGCTACAGAGGCATTTGGTCCCAGAGTTTCTGAGATCGCAAACGAGCGATACAGGACCAAAGCAGAAAGTGAGATCAGAGGCTCAGGGTACTGTGTGGACTCGCTGGAAGCTGCACTCTGGTGTTTCGCTAGTACGGAGTCATACTCAGAAGCAGTTCTGAGCGCGGCCAATCTTGGTGATGATGCAGATACGACAGCAGCGATCTGCGGACAACTCGCCGGAGCTTTCTATGGAAGTTCTGGAATTCCGAATCAGTGGCTTGATCGGCTAGTGATGCGCGGTGACATCTCAAGTCTCGCAGATGAATTGTTGAGGTGTAGTGCCCAATTTGCGATTCCCCCGTAA
- a CDS encoding NUDIX domain-containing protein, translating into MVTVDVVIFTVLNDTLKVVLVRRPSGEGEPYPSRWALPGGFIDVDQDANLMECALRKLREKTGLDASYLEQLGSWGGVRRDPRGWSVTNVFFALVPARDLVLRKGANAADVDWIDVEVASRKRLAFDHGEILGSALARLRSKVEYTSLPAFLLEEPFTLPQLQHAYEIVLGRPVDKSGFRKRMLDAEFMEEVGMISGGLGRPAMGYRLVDRSHATLFPRTFSPRTELADS; encoded by the coding sequence ATGGTCACCGTGGATGTCGTCATCTTTACGGTTCTGAATGACACACTGAAAGTTGTTTTGGTACGCCGACCTTCCGGTGAGGGTGAGCCGTATCCGAGTCGTTGGGCGCTACCAGGGGGATTCATAGACGTTGACCAAGATGCGAACCTGATGGAGTGCGCACTGCGAAAGTTGCGCGAGAAGACGGGGCTGGACGCCTCCTACCTTGAGCAGTTAGGTAGCTGGGGAGGTGTGAGGCGAGACCCTCGTGGCTGGTCCGTAACCAACGTTTTTTTTGCCTTGGTGCCAGCGAGAGATTTGGTGCTGAGAAAGGGCGCGAATGCTGCTGATGTTGACTGGATCGACGTTGAGGTCGCCAGTCGCAAGAGGTTAGCGTTCGATCATGGGGAAATTCTGGGCAGCGCTTTGGCGCGTCTGCGCAGCAAGGTGGAGTACACCTCCTTGCCAGCGTTTCTTCTGGAGGAGCCTTTTACCTTGCCTCAGCTGCAGCATGCTTATGAGATTGTCTTAGGGCGGCCCGTCGACAAAAGCGGTTTCAGAAAGCGCATGTTGGACGCTGAATTCATGGAAGAGGTTGGAATGATCAGCGGCGGCCTTGGTCGTCCTGCCATGGGCTATCGCTTGGTAGATCGCTCGCATGCCACCTTGTTTCCCAGAACCTTCAGTCCGAGGACTGAACTTGCTGACTCATAA